In Bdellovibrio sp. GT3, one genomic interval encodes:
- a CDS encoding glycoside hydrolase family 13 protein, with product MTTALAPKKIWWKESVVYQVYPRSFKDSNGDGIGDLKGLISKLDYLKHLGIDVIWICPMFKSPMDDNGYDISDYQAIHEEFGSMADFDQLLKECHDRGIRLILDLVVNHTSDEHPWFIESRSSKDNKKRDWYIWRDGKDGQEPNNWESIFSGSAWRYDELTKQWFMHIFSAKQPDLNWENQDMRKAIYDMIRWWLDRGIDGFRIDAFSHTRKEPGLADIPNPKNLEYVPSYSKHMNVPGVLDYVQDLAQNTFNHYDIMTVGEANGVNAQQAEEWVGESRKRMNMLIQFEHVGLWDTNPDQRFNMADLKRVFNNWQKGLENIGWNALFVENHDVPRINSKWGENTNFWKECSTSIATMYFMMQGTPFIYQGQEIGMTNSHFDGPDDFNDVSAKNYFVMKRKEGRSDADITAELNHTSRDNARTPMQWDSSANAGFTTGKPWLKTNPNFKQINVAAQMEDPESILNYYRRLIRLRRQHEGLIYGSFDLVDADNKEVFAYTRTLGAEKFLVISNMTKNATRCALGPIAVKPDNLLLANMPVTDHGVEHGMKLKPFEARIYKI from the coding sequence ATGACAACTGCTTTGGCTCCCAAAAAGATTTGGTGGAAAGAATCCGTCGTTTATCAAGTTTACCCGCGATCTTTTAAAGACTCTAACGGGGATGGTATCGGGGATCTGAAAGGTCTGATTTCAAAATTGGACTATCTGAAGCATTTGGGTATCGACGTGATCTGGATTTGCCCGATGTTCAAGTCGCCGATGGATGATAACGGCTATGATATCAGTGACTATCAGGCTATCCACGAAGAGTTTGGCTCTATGGCGGATTTTGATCAGCTGCTTAAAGAATGTCATGATCGTGGCATTCGTTTGATCCTGGATTTGGTGGTCAACCATACCAGTGATGAACATCCTTGGTTCATTGAATCACGCTCCTCCAAAGACAATAAGAAGCGTGATTGGTATATCTGGCGCGACGGCAAAGACGGCCAGGAGCCGAATAACTGGGAAAGTATTTTCAGTGGTTCCGCATGGAGGTATGACGAGTTGACCAAGCAATGGTTCATGCACATTTTCTCTGCGAAACAGCCGGATTTGAACTGGGAAAACCAGGATATGCGTAAAGCAATTTACGACATGATTCGCTGGTGGTTGGATCGTGGAATTGACGGCTTCCGTATCGATGCCTTCAGTCACACGCGCAAAGAACCAGGACTGGCAGATATCCCCAATCCAAAAAATCTGGAATACGTGCCATCCTATTCCAAGCACATGAATGTGCCGGGTGTTTTGGATTATGTTCAGGATCTGGCGCAAAACACATTCAATCATTACGACATTATGACTGTGGGCGAAGCCAATGGTGTGAATGCGCAACAAGCGGAAGAATGGGTTGGCGAGTCTCGTAAACGCATGAACATGCTGATTCAATTTGAACACGTGGGCTTGTGGGACACGAATCCGGATCAGCGATTTAACATGGCTGATTTAAAGCGAGTATTTAATAACTGGCAAAAAGGTCTTGAGAATATCGGTTGGAATGCTCTATTCGTGGAAAATCACGATGTGCCTCGTATCAACTCCAAATGGGGTGAAAATACGAACTTCTGGAAAGAGTGCAGCACTTCAATTGCGACGATGTACTTCATGATGCAGGGGACTCCGTTTATTTATCAGGGTCAGGAAATCGGTATGACCAACAGTCATTTCGACGGTCCGGATGATTTCAATGATGTCTCTGCCAAAAATTATTTCGTGATGAAGCGCAAAGAGGGTCGTTCAGATGCAGATATCACGGCTGAGCTGAATCACACTTCCCGTGACAATGCACGAACGCCGATGCAATGGGATTCCTCTGCGAATGCCGGATTCACGACGGGTAAACCGTGGTTGAAAACAAATCCTAACTTCAAGCAAATCAACGTGGCTGCCCAAATGGAGGATCCAGAATCCATTTTGAACTATTATCGCCGCCTGATTCGTCTACGTCGCCAGCATGAGGGACTTATTTATGGATCTTTTGATCTGGTGGATGCTGACAATAAAGAAGTCTTTGCATACACGCGTACTTTGGGTGCGGAAAAGTTCCTGGTGATTTCAAATATGACCAAGAATGCGACTCGCTGTGCTTTGGGTCCGATTGCGGTGAAACCCGATAATTTGTTGCTGGCAAATATGCCGGTGACTGATCACGGTGTTGAGCACGGGATGAAGTTGAAACCTTTTGAGGCACGTATTTATAAAATTTAG
- a CDS encoding alpha/beta fold hydrolase has product MSKSIVCLPGFLCDDRVWKFQMELLADHDYKVLDLRHSEDLNHMLTLIEESFSGPLTLLGFSMGGYVAQVFATRFPHRVEQIILIGVTGSPLSDSEFKTRVQMANMLKKVQFAGISAQALQHYLHNESLKNDEIRKLIIDMAASNNTEMYLNQLHATLHRLDLKITLNRLAFPVTLIGGVQDKISPKEKLEAFQKAVPRSTLHLIEGSGHFVPLEKPVELNAILRTALSNN; this is encoded by the coding sequence ATGTCAAAATCCATCGTGTGCCTTCCAGGATTTTTATGTGACGACCGGGTTTGGAAATTCCAAATGGAACTGCTGGCAGATCATGACTATAAAGTGCTGGATCTGCGCCACTCAGAAGATCTGAACCACATGTTGACGTTGATCGAGGAGTCCTTTAGCGGCCCCCTAACCCTTCTGGGATTTTCCATGGGTGGATATGTGGCACAGGTATTTGCCACACGCTTCCCTCACCGGGTCGAGCAAATCATCCTGATCGGAGTCACTGGAAGCCCGCTGTCCGACAGCGAGTTCAAAACCCGGGTACAAATGGCAAACATGCTAAAAAAGGTTCAGTTCGCCGGAATAAGCGCCCAGGCTCTGCAACACTACCTGCACAATGAATCACTGAAAAATGATGAGATTCGAAAACTGATCATAGACATGGCTGCCAGTAACAATACAGAAATGTATCTGAACCAGCTTCACGCGACCTTGCATCGTCTGGATCTAAAAATCACCCTCAACAGATTGGCGTTCCCGGTCACTTTGATTGGTGGTGTTCAGGACAAAATCTCCCCGAAGGAAAAACTCGAAGCTTTTCAAAAAGCTGTCCCCCGATCGACACTGCATTTGATCGAGGGCTCGGGACATTTCGTTCCCCTGGAAAAACCCGTGGAACTGAATGCAATCCTAAGGACTGCACTCTCTAATAACTAA
- a CDS encoding GNAT family N-acetyltransferase: MNIRHDVSGQRFATTVQGGDAHILYRRGPNNAYDLYATYVPVESRGQNIAEQLVREAIHIAKEEKVQIIATCPYVASWFRKHPEENKILSTESGDSIIQVF; this comes from the coding sequence ATGAACATTCGTCATGATGTCTCCGGCCAAAGGTTTGCGACAACTGTTCAGGGCGGTGATGCTCATATCCTTTATCGTAGAGGCCCGAATAATGCCTATGACCTCTATGCGACTTATGTTCCTGTGGAGTCACGGGGACAAAACATCGCGGAGCAACTTGTCCGTGAAGCCATTCACATCGCCAAAGAAGAAAAGGTCCAGATCATCGCGACATGCCCTTATGTAGCCAGTTGGTTTCGCAAGCATCCTGAGGAGAACAAAATTCTTTCCACAGAATCCGGTGATTCTATCATTCAGGTGTTTTAA
- a CDS encoding AAA family ATPase: protein MSKKFHELIAEASKVVLDKDVEVRLAITCLLAGGHLLIEDMPGVGKTTLVQVLGKLTGLKTQRIQFTIDLLPADVLGSQIFNPQDHKFSFHAGPIFSQLVMADELNRASPRTQSALLQAMEEGEVSVDGMTWELPKPFYVIATQNPHQQTGTFPLPESQLDRFLMSLELNYASKGTEVRILQGEDPRAVIKRMNSLFGEGEFEASIKVIEKVKLSEAVANYIANILEASRKEGFDGAPLSTRCGMSLARAAKAWAFLDDRDYVRPEDVQQVLVPVLGHRLGGNHGIKRGREWAAALQKATAVPV, encoded by the coding sequence ATGAGTAAAAAGTTTCATGAATTGATCGCGGAAGCATCCAAAGTCGTTTTGGATAAAGATGTTGAGGTTCGCCTGGCAATCACATGTTTGTTGGCCGGGGGGCATTTGCTGATAGAAGACATGCCGGGAGTGGGTAAGACAACACTCGTGCAGGTTCTGGGAAAGTTAACCGGACTAAAAACGCAAAGAATTCAGTTCACCATTGATCTTCTGCCGGCGGATGTTCTGGGCAGTCAGATCTTTAATCCGCAAGATCACAAATTTTCATTTCATGCGGGACCAATTTTTTCACAATTAGTGATGGCCGATGAGTTGAATCGTGCCAGCCCTCGTACACAAAGTGCTTTACTGCAGGCGATGGAAGAGGGCGAAGTTTCGGTGGATGGAATGACCTGGGAACTTCCGAAACCATTTTATGTCATAGCGACGCAGAATCCGCATCAACAAACCGGCACCTTTCCTTTGCCGGAAAGTCAGCTGGACAGATTTTTAATGAGCCTTGAGTTGAACTATGCCTCCAAGGGAACTGAGGTGCGCATTCTTCAAGGTGAAGATCCGCGTGCAGTGATCAAGCGCATGAATTCCCTTTTTGGTGAAGGCGAGTTCGAAGCGTCCATTAAAGTTATTGAAAAGGTCAAACTGTCAGAAGCCGTTGCCAACTATATTGCGAATATTCTGGAAGCCTCTCGCAAAGAAGGCTTCGATGGAGCTCCTTTGTCCACGCGATGTGGTATGTCGTTGGCTCGGGCGGCGAAGGCTTGGGCGTTTTTGGATGACCGGGATTATGTTCGTCCCGAGGATGTACAGCAAGTTCTGGTTCCGGTTCTGGGGCATCGCTTAGGAGGCAATCATGGCATCAAACGTGGTCGAGAGTGGGCGGCAGCTCTTCAAAAGGCAACGGCAGTCCCAGTCTAA
- a CDS encoding DUF58 domain-containing protein yields the protein MASNVVESGRQLFKRQRQSQSKKARTYILPTGFGLAFGLMGLVLFFMAVGYANNLIYIFFFFLISIAVTGMVVTNRNVEAIQFQRILAGDIFSGEDGRVRIQIVNKSSAVSYGIQAVFNRKATEAEAVTVEAEDETALNVHWTAPHRGQQSLPALRIQGSYPFGLLQAWKQIKSPGTVVVYPARKGTVEFPMGSGADSVAQSVGLFLNHKQYQSGDPVRRIDWKASARRNEVLIKKFEEPEKPALNFTWEQTESIRDPELRLSQLALWIDQAEAQNYVYSMRLGGVQTPSAKGREHWRRCLEILALARVGELG from the coding sequence ATGGCATCAAACGTGGTCGAGAGTGGGCGGCAGCTCTTCAAAAGGCAACGGCAGTCCCAGTCTAAGAAAGCCCGTACCTATATTTTACCGACGGGCTTTGGGTTGGCATTTGGCTTGATGGGTTTGGTTTTGTTCTTTATGGCTGTCGGCTATGCGAACAACCTAATTTACATTTTCTTTTTCTTTTTGATATCCATTGCGGTGACCGGAATGGTCGTGACCAATAGAAATGTCGAAGCGATACAGTTTCAAAGAATTCTGGCAGGAGATATCTTTTCCGGGGAAGACGGCCGAGTTCGAATTCAAATTGTGAATAAATCAAGTGCCGTCAGCTATGGCATTCAGGCGGTTTTTAATCGCAAGGCCACGGAAGCGGAAGCGGTGACGGTGGAGGCCGAGGATGAGACGGCCTTGAATGTGCATTGGACAGCTCCGCACCGAGGGCAACAGTCATTACCAGCACTGCGAATTCAGGGATCCTATCCCTTCGGCCTTTTACAAGCCTGGAAGCAGATAAAAAGTCCCGGGACTGTGGTGGTTTATCCGGCCCGCAAAGGCACCGTGGAATTTCCTATGGGATCTGGAGCCGATTCAGTCGCGCAAAGTGTTGGATTGTTTTTGAATCACAAACAATATCAATCTGGAGACCCTGTTCGACGCATCGACTGGAAAGCCAGCGCCCGACGTAATGAGGTTTTAATCAAGAAATTTGAGGAACCCGAAAAACCGGCTTTGAATTTTACCTGGGAGCAAACGGAATCTATTCGCGATCCCGAGTTGCGACTTTCGCAGTTAGCGCTGTGGATTGATCAGGCTGAAGCTCAAAACTATGTGTACTCCATGCGCTTGGGTGGCGTGCAGACGCCGTCAGCAAAAGGACGCGAGCATTGGCGCCGGTGTCTGGAAATTCTGGCACTGGCCAGAGTTGGGGAGCTGGGGTGA
- a CDS encoding transglutaminase family protein, whose product MRREFFAQTFFSLAIVMSMLMVAVEVTPWVAFLSMGMLIWKWGIEKYHWQGLSRRFTSVLSVILLAQVLIQYRTIVGQEPSYTLLLGLSGLRIMDYSNERDHRFVAMLGFILISVKALFSIDIYWIIPSMFAFWGIWYSLLPQQLPNKERMLGKMFLLSVPLAVILFFAFPRVVIPWAMSRGSTYGQIGFTDEVNPGRVAEIAGSSQLAFRAKIDQLPLESASDLYWRGSVLTSTRGLVWRPTPFGARPAETTTGSGSLSYEVAIEPTSQNFLFALEGTQILTLETGRVTNLSHAVFRTSRPIVSTLVYQGQWTRDYQDRSQPTVVDLKTPEFKGRVLEWVTEANKKSLKPEERLDLLRSFFVENKFVYTLNPGTYGANDLEEFLFERRRGFCEHFAGAYAVLARGLGIPSRVVVGYQGGKFNPIGNFWRIAQRDAHAWAEVFVGNSWKRVDPTSWVAPLRLVIGAEDFFAMSESDQEVFARKIDWRPQSQGTRLWWDRATFFVEDMNYRWSYFLMEFDRSSQDSFFALLGQYKLLSFAGISFALILFFVLVQNLFKTRVKLSAEQELLNIVQEWGSHHHLVRTASEAPLHYFTRVAEKYPALGNVIGDISKYYDQRIYAELASTESPERLKKRWFAESRKVSP is encoded by the coding sequence GTGAGGCGAGAGTTTTTCGCGCAGACATTTTTCAGTCTGGCCATTGTGATGTCCATGTTAATGGTCGCGGTCGAAGTCACTCCTTGGGTGGCGTTCCTGAGTATGGGGATGCTGATCTGGAAGTGGGGGATCGAGAAGTATCATTGGCAGGGGCTGTCGCGCAGATTCACCTCGGTGTTGAGCGTGATTTTGCTTGCGCAGGTATTGATTCAGTATCGCACTATCGTGGGGCAGGAACCGTCATATACACTGCTGTTGGGATTAAGCGGTTTAAGAATTATGGACTATTCCAATGAACGCGACCATCGCTTCGTCGCAATGTTGGGTTTTATCCTGATTTCAGTGAAGGCCTTGTTCAGTATTGATATCTACTGGATCATTCCTTCGATGTTTGCATTCTGGGGGATTTGGTATTCGTTACTGCCTCAGCAGTTGCCCAATAAAGAACGCATGCTGGGAAAAATGTTTTTGCTATCAGTGCCGTTGGCAGTGATTTTGTTTTTTGCCTTTCCCCGAGTGGTGATTCCGTGGGCGATGTCCCGTGGCAGCACCTATGGACAAATTGGTTTCACGGACGAGGTGAATCCCGGCCGGGTCGCAGAAATTGCCGGAAGTTCGCAATTGGCCTTTCGGGCCAAGATAGACCAGCTGCCTCTTGAAAGTGCCAGTGATTTGTATTGGAGGGGGTCTGTTCTGACTTCAACACGTGGACTGGTTTGGCGTCCGACTCCGTTTGGTGCCAGGCCGGCAGAGACGACCACGGGAAGTGGAAGTCTTTCGTATGAAGTGGCGATTGAACCCACCTCACAGAACTTTTTGTTTGCGTTGGAGGGAACACAGATTCTGACTTTGGAGACGGGGCGGGTGACAAACTTAAGTCACGCGGTTTTCAGAACTTCGCGTCCCATCGTTTCAACTCTGGTATATCAAGGACAGTGGACTCGGGACTATCAGGATCGCAGTCAGCCCACAGTGGTGGATTTGAAAACTCCGGAATTTAAAGGCCGCGTGCTTGAGTGGGTCACCGAGGCCAATAAGAAATCCCTTAAACCGGAAGAGCGCCTGGATTTACTGCGAAGCTTTTTCGTGGAGAATAAGTTCGTTTATACTCTGAATCCAGGAACCTATGGTGCGAACGATCTGGAAGAGTTCCTGTTTGAAAGACGTCGGGGATTCTGTGAGCATTTTGCCGGAGCCTACGCGGTCTTGGCACGTGGACTGGGTATCCCTTCACGAGTTGTGGTGGGATATCAGGGCGGAAAGTTCAACCCTATCGGGAATTTTTGGAGAATCGCGCAGCGGGATGCCCATGCGTGGGCTGAAGTCTTTGTGGGTAATTCGTGGAAGCGTGTTGATCCGACTTCATGGGTGGCACCGCTTAGACTGGTGATCGGTGCTGAGGATTTCTTTGCGATGTCGGAATCGGATCAGGAAGTCTTCGCAAGAAAGATAGATTGGCGACCGCAATCCCAGGGCACCCGTTTGTGGTGGGACCGGGCCACGTTCTTTGTCGAGGACATGAACTATCGCTGGAGTTACTTCCTGATGGAGTTCGATCGCAGCTCGCAGGATTCGTTTTTTGCCCTGCTGGGACAATATAAGCTGTTAAGCTTTGCGGGGATCAGTTTCGCATTAATACTGTTCTTCGTGCTGGTTCAAAACCTGTTCAAGACCCGGGTGAAGTTATCTGCGGAACAGGAGCTTTTAAACATCGTTCAGGAGTGGGGAAGTCATCATCACTTGGTGCGAACAGCCAGTGAGGCGCCTTTGCACTATTTTACCAGAGTGGCCGAAAAGTACCCTGCTCTTGGAAATGTCATCGGGGACATCAGCAAATACTACGATCAAAGAATCTATGCAGAACTTGCATCTACTGAATCTCCGGAGCGGCTTAAAAAAAGATGGTTTGCAGAGTCACGAAAGGTCAGTCCCTAA
- the ku gene encoding non-homologous end joining protein Ku has protein sequence MASIWKGSISFGLLNIPVTLQGAQSEKEIHFSMLDKKDLSRIQYKKINAKTGKEVAYENIVKGYEYSSGRYVLVTEDEIRKANVKASQTIDIEDVVSLEEIDPMYFERPYYLVPQKGAEKGYYLLRDALAKSGRVAVSKIVIRIKQHLAMIMPKGEYLMLELLRFGHEVKTEKQVHYMKDVTKTAKYNPRELKMAEDLLEGMTGKWKPEQYKDTYYQEVMKMIDRKVKTGKGHRVAPVKEEHIEATDNVVDLMPLLQKSLAARKTARKKAPAKRASKTA, from the coding sequence ATGGCTAGCATCTGGAAAGGCTCGATCAGTTTCGGACTTTTGAATATACCCGTCACTTTGCAGGGAGCGCAGTCTGAAAAGGAGATTCACTTCTCCATGTTGGATAAGAAAGACCTGTCGCGAATTCAATACAAGAAAATAAACGCCAAAACCGGCAAGGAAGTCGCGTACGAGAATATCGTCAAAGGCTACGAGTACTCGTCCGGTCGCTATGTGCTTGTCACCGAGGACGAAATACGCAAAGCAAATGTGAAGGCCTCGCAAACGATTGATATCGAGGATGTCGTTTCACTCGAGGAAATTGATCCGATGTACTTTGAGCGTCCCTATTATCTGGTGCCGCAGAAGGGAGCTGAAAAAGGGTATTACCTTTTGCGTGATGCTCTGGCCAAGTCCGGGCGGGTGGCGGTTTCAAAGATTGTGATTCGAATCAAACAACATCTGGCGATGATTATGCCCAAGGGTGAATACCTGATGCTTGAGCTTTTGCGCTTTGGTCACGAAGTGAAAACTGAAAAACAGGTTCACTATATGAAAGACGTTACAAAAACCGCCAAATACAATCCCCGGGAATTAAAAATGGCCGAAGACCTGTTGGAGGGCATGACCGGTAAGTGGAAGCCAGAACAGTACAAAGACACTTACTATCAGGAAGTCATGAAGATGATTGATCGTAAAGTAAAAACCGGCAAAGGACATCGTGTCGCGCCTGTTAAAGAGGAGCATATCGAAGCAACAGACAATGTTGTGGATTTGATGCCACTTCTGCAAAAAAGTCTGGCAGCCAGAAAGACTGCCAGAAAAAAAGCTCCAGCGAAGCGGGCGTCAAAAACCGCCTGA
- a CDS encoding SDR family oxidoreductase — MTVSPLYRAPQYKAAGKLVGKRALITGGDSGIGRAVALLYAREGASIVITHLPEEVIDAEETKIEIEELGSQCHLISGDLSKEKFCIKAVQETIKKLGGIDILVSNAAHQMRKEDISEITTEEFDRTFKVNVYAYFHLAKAAVPHMKPGSCIIATSSETASRAPAQLLDYSSTKGAINTFTKSLAQMLVPKGIRVNAVAPGPVWTPLNVSDEGTRKSKVRNFGKDQPIGRPAQPEEIAPVYVFLASEADSSYVSGAVIAEMGAEPF; from the coding sequence ATGACTGTGTCTCCTTTATATCGCGCTCCCCAGTATAAAGCCGCCGGAAAGCTGGTGGGCAAAAGAGCATTGATCACCGGTGGTGACTCCGGTATCGGACGAGCCGTCGCCCTGCTCTACGCAAGGGAAGGTGCGAGCATTGTCATCACGCATTTGCCAGAAGAAGTTATTGATGCTGAAGAAACCAAAATAGAAATCGAGGAATTGGGAAGTCAATGCCATCTGATTTCCGGAGATCTCTCTAAAGAGAAGTTCTGTATAAAGGCGGTGCAGGAAACCATCAAGAAGCTTGGTGGCATTGATATTTTAGTCAGCAATGCCGCTCATCAGATGCGCAAAGAGGATATCTCTGAAATCACCACTGAAGAGTTTGACCGAACATTTAAGGTCAATGTCTATGCGTATTTTCACCTGGCCAAGGCGGCAGTTCCACACATGAAGCCAGGTTCTTGTATAATTGCGACAAGTTCTGAGACCGCATCCCGAGCACCCGCCCAACTTTTGGATTACTCGTCGACAAAAGGTGCCATCAATACGTTCACAAAATCTTTGGCACAGATGCTGGTTCCCAAAGGCATACGAGTCAATGCTGTCGCGCCTGGACCAGTGTGGACTCCGTTGAATGTATCTGATGAAGGCACCCGAAAAAGCAAAGTCCGAAACTTTGGCAAGGACCAGCCGATTGGTCGCCCTGCCCAACCCGAGGAAATTGCTCCGGTCTATGTCTTTCTGGCCTCAGAGGCAGACTCAAGCTACGTCAGTGGCGCCGTCATCGCTGAAATGGGAGCTGAACCATTTTAA
- the ligD gene encoding DNA ligase D — MTLSKYNRKRNFSKTSEPKGLKKSRKAKALSFVVQEHHASHLHWDFRLEWQGVLKSWAVPKGPSMDPQVKRLAVEVEDHPLSYGKFHGTIPEGEYGAGEVYIWDKGTWEPLEDATKGFKKGHLVINLKGKKLKGVFHLVRTRTPARNNQWLLMKKDDLYAKEVPKIKASTRSKSKKKKLPFIAPELALLVDAPPTGSEWLHELKFDGYRMQAHVNGQQVQLYTRSGQNWSTKFPAIVDALKDLDLDGAVIDGEIVVLDKDGRSDFQLLQNAIKSENSRNMYYYAFDLLAIDGKDLRSMELGQRRDEMQKYIKKSVSRIRFSSEFDGSGKSLLALAKRHGLEGIISKKRTSPYLSERNPNWVKAKCTEQQEFVIGGYTESKGSRDHFGALLLGVYKNKKLQYVGKVGTGFTRQSLREIFEQIKPLESASSPFDLKSPKGKDIHWLKPRLSAEITFANWTHEEILRVPVFHGLREDKPTRQIKKESPVKPVTVSSEDWTVSSPEKILFAKEKITKLQVADFYSKAAPWIIPLISDRPLSLVRCPNGTSKQCFFQKHQTHMPAALTPVKMKEHGGYGTYMSLHDPAGLAALVQMNAFEIHCSNSRHPDTATPDQFVMDFDPGPGVSWKTVVTSAFKLKKLLEGLGLKSFVKLSGGKGVHVHVPVATIYSFDQINSFTHALAQQMELQDPDLFVSKMSKKIRTGKIFVDYLRNSQGATAVAPYSLRARAVSAVAMPITWNELKKIQGGDHFTLKKALLHLGRRKKDPWQGYSKLSQKINLLSKSRKQEDSSELNIL, encoded by the coding sequence ATGACTCTTTCGAAGTACAATCGAAAGCGCAATTTTTCAAAAACCTCAGAGCCCAAAGGCCTTAAGAAATCCCGAAAGGCCAAGGCTCTGTCTTTTGTCGTTCAGGAACACCACGCAAGTCATCTGCACTGGGATTTCCGTTTGGAGTGGCAAGGTGTACTTAAAAGCTGGGCTGTCCCCAAAGGTCCCAGCATGGATCCACAAGTAAAGCGTCTGGCCGTGGAGGTTGAAGACCATCCCCTCTCCTATGGAAAATTCCACGGAACCATTCCTGAAGGAGAATACGGCGCAGGCGAAGTTTACATCTGGGACAAAGGAACCTGGGAGCCCTTGGAGGATGCCACCAAAGGATTTAAAAAAGGCCATCTGGTCATCAATCTAAAAGGGAAAAAACTGAAAGGCGTCTTTCACCTGGTGCGCACACGCACTCCCGCAAGAAACAATCAATGGCTTTTAATGAAGAAGGATGACCTGTATGCAAAGGAAGTCCCAAAAATAAAGGCCTCTACCCGATCCAAATCCAAAAAGAAAAAACTGCCCTTCATCGCTCCGGAGCTAGCCTTGTTGGTGGATGCACCTCCGACAGGCAGCGAATGGTTGCATGAATTAAAGTTCGATGGCTATCGCATGCAAGCCCACGTCAACGGCCAGCAAGTTCAGCTATACACCCGTTCGGGGCAAAACTGGTCGACCAAGTTTCCGGCGATTGTCGATGCCCTCAAAGACCTGGATCTTGATGGTGCGGTGATTGATGGTGAAATCGTTGTGCTCGATAAAGACGGTCGCAGCGATTTCCAACTTCTGCAGAATGCCATCAAATCTGAAAACTCCCGCAACATGTACTATTATGCTTTTGATCTTCTGGCCATTGATGGCAAGGATCTCCGTTCCATGGAGCTGGGACAAAGACGCGATGAAATGCAGAAGTATATAAAAAAGTCCGTCAGTCGCATCCGATTCAGTTCCGAATTTGATGGTTCGGGAAAAAGTCTTCTGGCTCTGGCAAAAAGGCATGGACTGGAAGGAATTATTTCAAAGAAAAGAACCAGCCCCTACTTATCAGAAAGAAATCCCAATTGGGTAAAAGCCAAATGCACCGAACAGCAGGAGTTCGTCATCGGTGGTTACACCGAAAGCAAAGGAAGCCGCGATCATTTTGGCGCGCTACTTTTAGGTGTTTATAAGAATAAGAAGTTACAATACGTGGGTAAAGTCGGAACGGGATTTACACGGCAATCACTGCGGGAGATCTTTGAACAAATCAAACCGCTGGAATCGGCCTCTTCCCCCTTTGATTTGAAATCCCCCAAGGGCAAGGACATTCATTGGCTTAAACCCCGCTTAAGTGCCGAGATCACCTTTGCCAATTGGACCCACGAAGAAATCCTGCGTGTTCCAGTCTTTCATGGTCTGCGTGAGGATAAACCTACCAGACAAATAAAGAAGGAATCCCCCGTTAAACCCGTCACCGTCAGCTCAGAGGATTGGACGGTTTCCTCTCCTGAGAAAATCCTGTTTGCAAAAGAAAAGATCACCAAGCTGCAAGTCGCTGATTTTTATTCCAAAGCAGCACCTTGGATTATTCCTTTGATCTCCGATCGCCCGCTTTCATTGGTGCGTTGTCCAAACGGCACCAGCAAGCAATGCTTTTTTCAAAAACATCAGACGCATATGCCAGCGGCACTAACCCCGGTCAAAATGAAGGAGCATGGCGGATACGGCACTTATATGAGCCTGCACGATCCTGCGGGACTCGCGGCATTGGTGCAAATGAATGCTTTTGAAATCCACTGCTCCAATTCACGACACCCCGACACGGCAACACCGGACCAGTTCGTCATGGATTTTGATCCTGGGCCCGGAGTTTCCTGGAAGACCGTCGTGACTTCCGCGTTTAAATTAAAAAAACTTCTGGAAGGTCTTGGGCTAAAAAGTTTTGTCAAACTGAGTGGCGGCAAGGGAGTCCACGTCCATGTCCCCGTGGCCACGATTTATTCATTTGATCAAATCAACAGCTTCACCCATGCCCTGGCCCAACAAATGGAACTACAGGACCCCGATCTGTTTGTTTCAAAAATGTCCAAAAAAATTCGCACCGGAAAAATCTTCGTCGACTATTTAAGAAACTCGCAGGGTGCTACGGCTGTGGCCCCTTACTCTCTTCGCGCCAGAGCGGTCAGCGCGGTGGCGATGCCTATAACCTGGAATGAACTTAAAAAAATCCAAGGCGGCGATCACTTCACTTTAAAAAAAGCTCTGTTGCACTTGGGACGAAGAAAAAAGGATCCTTGGCAGGGATACTCGAAATTAAGCCAAAAAATAAATCTGCTCAGCAAATCCCGCAAGCAAGAGGATTCCAGTGAGTTAAACATACTATAG